In the Flavisolibacter tropicus genome, one interval contains:
- a CDS encoding alpha/beta fold hydrolase, which translates to MKLKTILYTFLVLLVAVLVILPFARSKEQLSLNDQTRKGMKGSFVKLPQGVTHYEMAGPANGPVLLLIHGFSVPSYIWDRNFQALADSGFRVIRYDAFGRGFSDRPEADYNADFYHQQINDLLDALHIQGPINIAGLSMGGAIATGYAANFPDRINKVVLIDPFNQPSDISVLKTPYLGAYLNKVWFVPSLTNDQTSDFLNPATIPANYKENFEEQMQYKGFNTAILSTLRNFIAVDPKPSYVKLGNIKKPVLLVWGKQDKTLTLDKEIPDLIHAKLLMLDSCGHLPPIEQPDLLNKSITNFLKEVQQ; encoded by the coding sequence ATGAAACTTAAAACAATTCTTTACACATTTCTTGTTCTTTTAGTAGCAGTCCTGGTGATACTGCCGTTTGCACGCTCTAAGGAGCAATTATCCTTAAATGATCAAACCCGTAAAGGAATGAAAGGCAGCTTTGTAAAACTGCCACAGGGTGTAACCCATTATGAAATGGCTGGCCCGGCTAACGGACCTGTACTCCTGTTAATACATGGCTTCTCTGTACCCTCCTATATCTGGGATCGTAACTTCCAGGCGCTGGCTGATTCAGGTTTTCGTGTTATACGTTATGATGCTTTTGGAAGAGGATTTTCTGATCGCCCGGAAGCCGATTACAATGCCGACTTTTATCATCAACAAATCAATGATCTGTTAGATGCTTTGCACATTCAAGGTCCTATAAATATTGCCGGACTTTCTATGGGAGGCGCAATTGCAACAGGTTATGCAGCTAACTTTCCTGACCGGATCAATAAAGTTGTATTAATTGACCCGTTCAACCAGCCCAGTGATATCAGTGTATTAAAAACGCCTTACCTGGGTGCCTACCTCAACAAGGTTTGGTTTGTTCCAAGCTTAACGAACGACCAAACGAGCGATTTCCTAAATCCTGCCACTATTCCAGCTAACTATAAAGAAAACTTTGAAGAACAGATGCAATACAAAGGGTTCAATACGGCTATCCTTTCTACTCTGCGAAACTTTATAGCTGTAGATCCAAAGCCTTCATATGTAAAATTGGGAAACATTAAAAAACCAGTATTGTTGGTTTGGGGCAAACAAGACAAGACGCTAACGCTTGATAAAGAAATTCCAGATTTAATTCATGCTAAGCTGTTAATGTTGGACAGTTGCGGGCATTTGCCACCAATTGAGCAACCTGATTTGTTGAATAAAAGTATTACCAACTTCTTAAAAGAAGTACAACAATAA
- a CDS encoding TetR/AcrR family transcriptional regulator — MGITERRLKQKEELRSRILATAWQMVKEDGWQSLSIRKIADAIEYSVSVIYEHFENKEAILQEFGKEGFELLAKKVHQAKAKFEDPAEQLKAIALAYWNFASKNKEYYQLMFGLGIPSCELEKCLPERTNLREAVIAPITELMQRSKKQANADPCLKYYTFWSVLHGLNSIKMMDDTSVSNEINKLVMEDAIAGFIKNLS; from the coding sequence ATGGGAATAACGGAGCGCCGATTGAAACAAAAAGAAGAGCTGAGATCCCGCATTCTTGCTACTGCCTGGCAAATGGTTAAGGAGGATGGATGGCAATCGCTGTCAATCCGAAAGATCGCTGACGCCATAGAGTACAGCGTCTCTGTTATTTATGAACACTTTGAGAACAAAGAAGCCATTTTGCAGGAATTTGGAAAAGAGGGCTTTGAATTGTTGGCAAAAAAGGTTCACCAGGCCAAAGCCAAATTTGAAGACCCTGCTGAACAATTGAAAGCCATAGCGCTTGCTTACTGGAACTTTGCTTCTAAAAATAAAGAATACTACCAGTTGATGTTTGGACTCGGTATACCGAGTTGTGAGTTGGAAAAATGTCTGCCCGAAAGAACCAACTTGCGAGAAGCAGTAATAGCACCCATTACAGAGCTGATGCAAAGAAGTAAAAAGCAGGCAAATGCCGATCCCTGTCTAAAATACTATACTTTCTGGTCCGTACTCCATGGACTCAACTCCATTAAAATGATGGATGATACCAGCGTGTCAAATGAGATAAACAAGTTGGTAATGGAAGACGCTATTGCAGGGTTTATAAAGAACCTGAGCTGA
- a CDS encoding efflux RND transporter periplasmic adaptor subunit, whose protein sequence is MIECKTNKKLLWLLERAGRKYFLFVTVFIVFIVYGCGSSSGKEGMPQAPPPQELPVVTVGIAPATTYQEFSASLEGIKDIEIRPQVEGYLDRIFIDEGAHVKQGQVLFHINDRPYHAQLENAKASLAAARADMVNAQINVTRLTPLVDNNVISDVQLKTAKASYDEAKARVAQAQALVNNAEINLGYTSVKAPVQGYVGRIPLKIGSLVGVSTTEPLTVLSEIREIYAYFSLSENDFLQFKNQYPGTTVEEKIKQMPPVELVLADGSTYPQKGKVQVVSGQFNNSMGAISFRASFLNQDGLLRSGNTGKIRIPRTVTTAVLIPQEATFELQDKVFVFVVGDSNKVASVPIVVTGSSGNYYLVDKGVKAGDKIVYSGTDRLQDGAVIQPQLISMDSLLKKKPL, encoded by the coding sequence ATGATTGAATGCAAAACCAATAAAAAACTTCTGTGGCTTTTGGAACGGGCTGGCCGTAAGTATTTCCTTTTTGTCACGGTCTTCATCGTTTTTATAGTATATGGCTGTGGCTCATCCTCAGGTAAAGAGGGCATGCCACAAGCCCCGCCGCCACAAGAGTTGCCAGTTGTTACGGTAGGCATTGCGCCTGCTACTACCTACCAGGAATTTTCAGCTTCACTGGAGGGAATTAAGGACATCGAGATCAGACCACAGGTAGAAGGATACTTAGATCGCATTTTTATAGACGAAGGGGCTCATGTCAAACAAGGGCAGGTGTTGTTCCATATTAACGATAGGCCATATCATGCACAACTCGAAAATGCTAAGGCTTCATTAGCAGCTGCCCGTGCCGATATGGTTAATGCACAGATTAATGTCACCAGGCTTACACCATTGGTAGACAATAATGTGATCTCTGATGTGCAATTGAAAACGGCAAAGGCCTCTTATGATGAAGCCAAGGCAAGGGTAGCACAGGCACAAGCCTTAGTGAATAATGCTGAAATTAATTTGGGATATACATCAGTAAAAGCACCGGTGCAAGGTTATGTAGGAAGAATTCCTTTAAAGATCGGTAGCCTGGTAGGTGTCTCCACTACAGAACCATTGACAGTGCTTTCTGAAATAAGGGAGATCTATGCATATTTTTCTCTGAGTGAAAATGACTTTCTCCAATTTAAGAACCAGTACCCCGGTACAACAGTAGAAGAAAAGATCAAGCAAATGCCACCTGTTGAATTGGTGCTGGCCGACGGTAGCACCTATCCACAAAAAGGAAAAGTGCAGGTTGTATCCGGACAATTCAATAATAGTATGGGGGCCATTAGTTTCAGGGCCAGCTTCTTAAATCAGGATGGCCTGTTGCGTTCTGGCAATACGGGCAAAATACGTATACCTCGCACCGTTACTACGGCTGTTTTAATACCACAGGAGGCAACCTTTGAGTTGCAGGACAAGGTATTTGTTTTTGTTGTAGGAGATAGTAATAAAGTAGCCAGTGTGCCCATTGTGGTAACGGGAAGCAGTGGCAATTATTATCTGGTCGACAAAGGAGTGAAAGCCGGCGATAAGATTGTTTACTCCGGAACTGACCGGCTTCAGGATGGAGCTGTGATTCAACCGCAACTGATATCCATGGACAGTCTGTTGAAGAAAAAGCCGCTATAA
- a CDS encoding M28 family peptidase produces MGHWGSEEQGLNGSRAFVEDHPEIVQNLQALFNQDNGTGRVVNISGQGFLHSYEFINRWLTKVPADIKGQIQTSFPGTPGAGGSDFASFVAAGAPGFSLSSNSWLYGNYTWHTNRDTYDKIVWDDVRSNAILTAILVYMACEDTQKMPREKSVLSVNPRTGQPATWPEQRKATRKGGLD; encoded by the coding sequence GTGGGCCATTGGGGTAGTGAAGAGCAAGGATTGAACGGTTCAAGGGCTTTTGTTGAAGATCATCCAGAGATCGTTCAAAACCTGCAGGCGCTTTTCAATCAGGATAATGGAACAGGCCGTGTTGTAAATATATCAGGCCAAGGTTTTTTACATTCTTACGAATTTATAAATCGATGGTTAACTAAAGTTCCTGCCGATATCAAAGGCCAAATACAAACATCTTTCCCAGGTACCCCTGGTGCAGGTGGTTCTGACTTTGCTTCGTTTGTAGCAGCCGGGGCGCCTGGTTTCTCATTAAGTTCTAACAGCTGGCTATATGGTAATTATACCTGGCATACCAACCGCGACACCTACGATAAAATCGTTTGGGATGATGTACGTAGTAATGCCATTTTAACAGCTATACTAGTATATATGGCTTGTGAAGACACGCAGAAGATGCCAAGAGAGAAAAGTGTATTATCTGTTAATCCTAGAACTGGGCAACCCGCAACCTGGCCAGAGCAACGTAAAGCAACACGTAAAGGTGGCTTAGACTAA
- a CDS encoding FAD-binding oxidoreductase, with protein sequence MPHIIKIKSIENVTHNVKRFRCEKPAGYTFHPGQATEVAINKPGWEEEKRPFTFTALNDSPDLEFTIKIYDDHQGVTNELNSLKPGNELIVDDVWGTIEYKGPGYFIAGGAGITPFIAILRQLKKDNEVAGNKLFFSNKTSRDIILEEELSNILGENAIYVITDEPANNYHTGLINEAFLKTHIDDFSKPFYLCGPTPMVEALKECLTMLGSSPDAVVFEK encoded by the coding sequence ATGCCGCATATTATAAAAATAAAGTCGATAGAAAACGTTACCCATAATGTAAAGCGTTTCAGATGTGAAAAGCCTGCTGGTTATACGTTTCATCCTGGACAGGCAACGGAAGTAGCCATCAATAAGCCAGGATGGGAGGAGGAGAAAAGACCTTTCACCTTTACTGCACTTAATGATTCTCCTGATCTTGAATTCACCATAAAGATCTATGATGATCATCAGGGGGTAACCAACGAACTCAATAGCCTTAAACCGGGCAATGAGTTAATTGTTGATGATGTATGGGGTACGATAGAATACAAAGGCCCTGGCTATTTTATTGCCGGTGGGGCTGGTATTACACCCTTTATTGCCATACTCCGGCAGTTAAAGAAAGACAATGAGGTAGCAGGAAACAAGCTTTTCTTCTCCAATAAAACCTCGCGTGATATCATTTTAGAAGAGGAGCTGAGTAACATACTTGGCGAGAACGCTATTTATGTAATTACAGATGAACCAGCCAACAACTATCATACTGGTCTCATTAACGAAGCCTTCCTTAAAACACACATTGATGATTTTAGCAAGCCATTTTATTTGTGTGGTCCGACCCCAATGGTAGAAGCGTTAAAGGAATGTCTGACTATGCTGGGATCTTCTCCAGATGCTGTAGTATTTGAGAAATAG
- a CDS encoding efflux transporter outer membrane subunit → MLQKNIRIQYIIFSLLIIWFTACRVGKNYQRPELELPQQFQAVSFADTSSIADIDWKAFFTDVTLQQLIEKGLAHNHDLLIAIKRMEVARLQSKQAELLQLPDVNLQVTAQYNRPSDNSLNGISAKSFLGKSHIENYNAIVALSWEADIWGKIRRQQEAALARYLQSYEAVRAVQTQLVANIAQGYFNLLMLDRQLEITRVNLAVNDSFVTATRLLRNAGIGTSLAVQQAIAQQQTTALLIPKLEQSRALEENALQILTGSLPGKLTLSATMQDYRLPENLSTGLPVAMVSRRPDVRASEMALVAANAEVGVAQANMYPALNITAGGGLESFKSSNWFNIPNSLFGLAAGSIAQPIFNRNALKTQAAVAGQQREQAVIEFRQTVLRATGEVSDALIQLEQLKKQQQIAADQVDTLTHAVFNAQLLFKSDMANYLEVLLAQGSVIRAQLELVTIRRDQMGAAVELYRSLGGGWK, encoded by the coding sequence ATGTTACAAAAGAATATCAGGATACAATACATCATTTTTTCCTTGCTGATTATTTGGTTTACAGCATGTAGGGTAGGGAAGAACTATCAGCGTCCGGAGCTTGAGTTGCCCCAGCAATTCCAGGCGGTCAGCTTTGCCGATACCAGCAGTATTGCCGACATTGACTGGAAGGCCTTCTTTACCGATGTAACACTGCAACAGCTAATTGAAAAGGGGCTTGCCCATAATCATGACCTGCTTATTGCTATCAAGCGCATGGAAGTGGCAAGGCTCCAATCCAAACAGGCCGAGTTGCTCCAGTTGCCAGATGTAAACCTGCAGGTAACGGCTCAGTACAACCGGCCTTCTGACAATAGTCTTAATGGTATTAGTGCTAAGAGTTTTTTAGGAAAATCGCATATTGAGAACTACAACGCTATTGTTGCCTTGTCTTGGGAGGCAGATATATGGGGGAAGATACGCCGGCAGCAGGAGGCCGCACTGGCCAGGTATCTGCAATCCTATGAGGCGGTAAGGGCTGTACAAACACAACTGGTTGCCAATATTGCGCAAGGGTATTTTAACCTGCTGATGCTGGACCGCCAACTGGAAATTACGCGTGTCAACCTGGCCGTTAATGATTCTTTTGTAACAGCCACCCGTTTGCTACGTAATGCCGGTATAGGAACATCGCTGGCCGTGCAACAGGCAATAGCGCAACAACAAACGACAGCCTTGCTTATACCAAAGCTGGAACAAAGCAGGGCGCTCGAAGAAAATGCCTTGCAGATACTCACAGGTAGTCTGCCCGGTAAACTGACACTGAGTGCAACAATGCAGGATTATAGATTGCCGGAAAATCTTTCAACGGGATTACCAGTAGCTATGGTGAGCCGAAGACCCGATGTGCGGGCCAGCGAAATGGCCTTGGTGGCAGCCAATGCTGAAGTAGGTGTTGCGCAAGCCAATATGTATCCAGCGTTGAATATAACAGCTGGCGGCGGTCTGGAGTCATTTAAATCAAGCAATTGGTTTAATATTCCTAACTCCTTGTTTGGATTAGCTGCCGGTAGCATTGCGCAACCTATATTCAACAGGAATGCTTTAAAAACACAGGCGGCTGTAGCCGGCCAGCAAAGAGAACAGGCCGTCATTGAGTTCAGACAAACGGTGTTAAGGGCTACTGGAGAAGTTTCAGATGCGTTGATACAATTAGAGCAACTAAAAAAACAGCAACAGATAGCCGCAGACCAGGTTGACACGCTTACCCATGCCGTTTTTAATGCCCAACTATTATTCAAAAGCGATATGGCCAACTACCTGGAGGTGCTCCTTGCGCAGGGCAGTGTCATAAGGGCCCAGTTGGAACTGGTAACCATACGGCGGGATCAGATGGGGGCAGCCGTTGAATTATACCGTTCGTTAGGAGGGGGGTGGAAGTAG
- a CDS encoding porin family protein: MLKHLLAAVLLLSLQTTYAQLQLGLKAGVNISNFVGGDFKNIENESLTRPYAGAYVRWRFANNLGLQPEVVWSEQGAKLKSSTTEFDAKVSYINVPIMLQYHFNSLYIEIGPQVGFKLNEDVPDASSEDFTKSSDVAGALGLGFETKLGLGINARYILGLSSIGNIESPDYSSDFKNGVFQVGLFYTFLNKKKVEQ; encoded by the coding sequence ATGCTTAAACATTTATTGGCAGCGGTTCTGCTGCTTTCCCTGCAAACTACTTACGCTCAACTCCAACTTGGACTGAAGGCTGGGGTTAACATTAGCAACTTTGTCGGTGGTGATTTCAAAAATATAGAAAATGAATCATTGACAAGACCTTATGCCGGAGCGTATGTACGTTGGCGCTTTGCCAATAATTTGGGACTTCAACCTGAAGTCGTTTGGTCAGAACAGGGTGCTAAATTAAAGTCAAGCACAACAGAATTTGATGCCAAGGTTTCGTACATCAATGTTCCCATAATGTTACAATATCACTTTAATAGTTTGTATATAGAAATTGGCCCCCAGGTAGGATTCAAACTGAATGAAGACGTTCCCGATGCGAGCAGTGAAGACTTCACCAAGTCTAGCGATGTGGCAGGTGCATTAGGCCTTGGTTTTGAAACCAAGTTAGGCCTTGGAATTAATGCACGCTATATCTTGGGTCTCAGCAGTATCGGCAACATAGAATCGCCCGATTATAGTTCCGACTTTAAAAATGGAGTATTTCAAGTGGGTTTGTTTTATACCTTTTTAAATAAAAAGAAGGTTGAGCAGTAA
- a CDS encoding outer membrane beta-barrel protein gives MKILICLFVCSLTLTIPCFSQSKTNSSKAYVTSGGELIFSFANIEQDGSSENSILRFSPVINLQGMLNKDLSEKFGVFTGLALRNVGYIMDDYKDPSNNLNYKKKFRSYNLGIPVGFKVGNLDKTFFYGGYEGEVALAYKEKTYEGGDKTNKITGWFSNRQEIFQHGFLAGIQFPYGANLKFKYYLSEFHNRDYVDNAGVKPYAALKSNIYYFSLSFFLFKNLDFNAY, from the coding sequence ATGAAAATACTTATTTGCTTGTTCGTATGTAGCTTGACCCTTACGATTCCGTGTTTCAGTCAATCAAAAACAAACTCATCAAAAGCATATGTGACGTCAGGTGGAGAGCTAATATTTTCTTTCGCGAACATCGAACAAGACGGGAGCAGCGAAAATTCTATTCTTCGTTTTTCACCTGTTATCAATTTACAGGGAATGCTAAATAAAGACTTGAGTGAAAAATTTGGTGTCTTTACCGGATTGGCTTTAAGAAATGTGGGTTATATAATGGATGACTATAAAGACCCATCCAATAATCTAAATTATAAGAAAAAGTTTCGGTCTTATAATCTGGGGATTCCGGTTGGGTTCAAAGTTGGAAATCTTGATAAGACCTTTTTTTATGGAGGTTACGAAGGGGAGGTTGCCCTTGCTTACAAAGAAAAGACCTATGAAGGGGGCGATAAAACAAATAAGATAACAGGCTGGTTTAGTAACAGGCAGGAAATATTTCAGCATGGCTTCCTTGCAGGGATTCAGTTTCCTTATGGCGCCAACCTGAAGTTTAAATATTATCTGAGTGAATTTCATAACCGTGATTATGTAGACAATGCCGGCGTAAAACCTTATGCTGCACTTAAATCAAACATCTATTATTTTTCGCTAAGCTTTTTTCTTTTCAAGAATTTAGACTTTAATGCATACTAG
- the folE gene encoding GTP cyclohydrolase I FolE: MIQNGTLVTVNGKHAAETNGYHLESTSEGGIHKNGHLIDDETKIKMISHHFRQIMQILGLDLNDDSLKDTPDRVAKMYVKEAFSGLNPNNKPDISLFENSYHYNEMLVEKNITLYSYCEHHFVPIIGKAHVAYLSSGRVIGLSKINRIVQYYGRRPQVQERLTEQIATALKKALNTDDVAVVIDAAHLCVASRGICDVNSTTVTSHYSGKFKDVEVKKEFLSYIK; the protein is encoded by the coding sequence ATGATACAAAACGGGACGTTAGTGACAGTAAATGGAAAACACGCAGCGGAAACAAATGGCTATCACCTCGAATCAACCTCAGAGGGAGGGATACACAAGAATGGGCATTTAATAGATGATGAGACGAAGATCAAAATGATCAGCCATCATTTTAGACAGATCATGCAGATATTGGGTCTTGATCTAAACGATGATAGTTTAAAAGATACACCGGATCGTGTGGCTAAGATGTATGTGAAGGAGGCCTTTAGTGGCTTGAACCCTAATAATAAACCAGATATTTCTCTATTTGAAAATAGTTACCACTATAATGAGATGCTGGTTGAAAAGAATATCACCCTTTATTCCTACTGCGAGCATCATTTTGTTCCCATCATCGGTAAAGCACACGTAGCTTATTTATCCAGCGGCAGGGTGATAGGCCTTTCCAAGATCAACCGTATTGTGCAATACTATGGGCGTAGGCCGCAAGTACAGGAACGACTAACCGAACAGATTGCTACTGCCTTAAAAAAGGCACTAAATACAGATGATGTAGCCGTTGTTATAGATGCAGCTCATCTATGTGTAGCTTCAAGGGGTATTTGTGATGTGAATAGTACTACTGTTACCAGTCACTATTCCGGTAAATTCAAAGATGTAGAAGTTAAAAAAGAATTCTTATCTTATATAAAATAG
- a CDS encoding efflux RND transporter permease subunit gives MLKRFIERPVLSTVVSIIITLLGLLSLYTLPVTLFPDIAPPTVQVTASYPGANAEVVARAVATPLEEAVNGVENMSYMTSTSSNDGSMALNVFFKVGTNPDLAAVNVQSRVSKAISQLPPEVVVAGVSTQKQQNSMIMVPLVYSTDSAAYDETFLQNYAKINIIPELQRIPGVGQAVVFGAKDYSMRIWLKPDRLTANNLSTQDVLKAIQEQNLEAAPGRFGQMSTASFEYVLKYKGKFSRNQDYENIILKSDVSGAVVRLKDVARIEFGAFAYNANTHIASYPGIGIALFQTAGSNANDILTEANKVMQRAATTFPRGIKYFNIYSAKEFLDESIGQVLETLLIAFALVFLVVFLFLQDFRSTLIPAIAVPVAIIGTFFFMQVFGYTINLLTLFALVLAIGIVVDDAIVVVEAVHSKMERTGLPAKPATIQTMNEISSAIISITLVMAAVFVPVGFMQGPAGVFYKQFAFTLATAILISAVNALTLSPALCALFLKTSHSDPAGNTARRQGWARRFGNAFNSGFTSMTNRYTRSINFLIKHKWVPIIGLVLVTLGAFWLAKKTPTGFIPTEDQGFIVFSVNLPPGASLDRTQKVMDKIDALLNEVQAVERRGTVTGLNIVANAISSNYAVGFIRMKPHGQRGPVDNVEGVMGVINQKLSVIKEASIFLFQFPTVQGFGNTSGFEFILQDRSSGALDKLAGTAYGFIGELMKRKEIAYAFTTFNTGNPQYMLHINEAKAEQLGVSVSNVLQTVQVYYGSSFASDFNRFGKFYRVIVQADVPYRAEPASLNNVYVKNDKDEMVPINTIVSLERVYGPETVTRNNLFNAVTINGMAKPGYSSGDAIVAIKEVAQNYLPRGYSYEWSGMTREEIGAGSQTTLIFLLSVVFVYFLLAAQYESYVLPLAVILTVPTGILGVFGIINLRGIDNNIYVQIGLIMLVGLLAKNAILIVEYAVQRRRSGMSLLDSALEAAQLRLRPILMTSFAFIVGLLPLTWVEGGSALGNHSIGTGAIGGMLAGVLLGIFIIPVLFVIFQYLHEKVSGQRVQTDAATMDHLAE, from the coding sequence ATGTTAAAGCGATTTATTGAACGGCCGGTTTTGTCAACCGTTGTTTCTATCATCATTACCTTATTGGGATTATTATCTCTGTATACCTTACCTGTCACTTTATTCCCAGACATTGCCCCACCCACCGTACAAGTTACTGCCAGCTATCCGGGTGCAAATGCTGAAGTAGTAGCAAGAGCGGTGGCCACACCACTAGAAGAAGCCGTTAATGGCGTAGAAAATATGAGCTATATGACTTCTACTTCCAGTAATGATGGCTCCATGGCCTTGAATGTATTTTTTAAGGTCGGTACTAACCCCGATCTGGCCGCAGTGAATGTGCAGAGCCGTGTGTCAAAGGCAATCAGCCAGTTGCCTCCTGAAGTAGTGGTGGCAGGTGTTTCCACACAAAAACAACAAAACAGTATGATCATGGTTCCCCTCGTGTACAGCACCGATTCTGCTGCCTATGATGAAACTTTTTTACAGAACTATGCTAAGATCAATATCATTCCAGAGTTGCAGCGTATACCGGGCGTGGGACAGGCCGTAGTGTTTGGTGCTAAGGATTACTCCATGCGCATCTGGCTCAAGCCGGATCGTCTAACGGCAAATAATCTTTCAACACAAGATGTACTTAAAGCCATCCAAGAGCAAAACCTGGAAGCAGCTCCAGGTAGGTTTGGTCAAATGAGCACCGCCTCGTTTGAATATGTGTTGAAGTACAAGGGTAAATTTTCCAGGAACCAGGATTATGAGAACATCATTTTGAAGTCGGATGTAAGTGGGGCAGTAGTTAGGTTAAAAGACGTAGCACGCATAGAGTTTGGCGCCTTTGCCTATAATGCCAACACACACATTGCCAGCTACCCAGGTATTGGCATCGCACTGTTTCAAACGGCGGGTTCCAACGCCAATGATATTCTTACCGAAGCTAATAAGGTCATGCAGCGGGCAGCAACTACTTTTCCCAGGGGCATTAAGTATTTTAATATCTACAGCGCTAAGGAGTTCCTTGATGAATCTATTGGGCAGGTATTGGAAACCTTGTTGATTGCCTTTGCACTGGTATTCCTAGTGGTGTTTCTGTTTTTGCAAGATTTCCGCTCTACGCTTATCCCGGCCATTGCTGTACCCGTTGCTATTATTGGTACGTTCTTTTTTATGCAGGTGTTTGGTTATACCATCAACCTGCTAACGTTGTTTGCGCTTGTGCTGGCCATCGGTATCGTAGTGGATGATGCCATCGTGGTGGTAGAAGCAGTGCACTCTAAAATGGAGCGTACAGGACTACCGGCCAAGCCGGCCACCATTCAAACCATGAACGAAATCTCCAGTGCTATTATCTCAATCACCTTGGTAATGGCGGCCGTGTTTGTACCCGTTGGGTTTATGCAGGGGCCCGCTGGTGTGTTCTATAAACAGTTTGCCTTTACGCTAGCCACTGCCATATTGATTTCAGCTGTAAACGCATTAACGCTGAGTCCCGCATTGTGTGCGTTGTTTTTAAAAACGAGTCACAGTGATCCTGCTGGCAATACGGCAAGAAGGCAAGGATGGGCAAGGCGGTTTGGTAATGCGTTTAATTCAGGCTTTACCTCCATGACCAACAGGTACACCAGGAGTATTAATTTTTTGATTAAACATAAATGGGTGCCCATTATTGGATTAGTGCTCGTGACACTAGGTGCATTCTGGCTGGCAAAGAAGACGCCCACCGGATTTATTCCCACAGAAGACCAGGGCTTTATTGTTTTTTCCGTCAACCTTCCGCCCGGTGCTTCGCTTGATCGTACACAGAAAGTAATGGATAAGATCGATGCCTTGTTAAACGAAGTACAGGCTGTGGAAAGAAGGGGAACCGTAACGGGCTTAAACATTGTGGCCAATGCCATTAGTTCCAATTATGCGGTGGGCTTTATTCGCATGAAGCCGCATGGCCAAAGAGGGCCTGTTGATAATGTAGAAGGAGTGATGGGTGTCATCAATCAAAAACTGAGTGTGATCAAGGAGGCAAGTATTTTTCTTTTCCAGTTTCCTACCGTTCAGGGTTTTGGTAATACCAGTGGTTTTGAGTTCATTCTGCAGGATCGGAGCAGTGGTGCCTTGGATAAACTGGCCGGAACGGCCTATGGTTTTATTGGAGAATTGATGAAGCGGAAAGAGATCGCCTATGCCTTTACCACGTTCAACACTGGTAATCCGCAATACATGTTGCATATAAATGAAGCCAAGGCTGAACAGTTAGGCGTATCCGTGAGTAATGTGCTACAAACCGTGCAGGTCTACTATGGAAGTAGTTTTGCCTCTGATTTTAACCGCTTTGGCAAATTCTACCGGGTCATTGTGCAGGCCGATGTGCCTTACCGCGCAGAGCCGGCTTCTCTAAATAATGTTTATGTGAAAAACGATAAGGATGAGATGGTGCCGATAAATACGATCGTTTCGCTAGAAAGAGTATATGGCCCGGAAACGGTTACACGAAACAATCTGTTCAATGCTGTTACTATAAACGGTATGGCCAAACCGGGTTATAGCTCCGGCGATGCGATTGTAGCCATAAAAGAAGTCGCACAAAACTATTTGCCTCGCGGCTATTCGTATGAATGGTCTGGCATGACGCGAGAAGAAATAGGTGCCGGCTCACAAACCACATTGATCTTTTTACTGAGCGTAGTATTTGTATATTTCCTGCTGGCCGCACAGTATGAAAGTTATGTGTTACCGCTGGCTGTGATACTAACAGTGCCAACCGGTATATTGGGAGTGTTCGGCATCATTAACCTTAGAGGTATTGATAACAATATTTATGTGCAGATAGGATTGATCATGCTGGTGGGATTGCTGGCCAAGAATGCCATCCTGATTGTTGAATATGCCGTACAACGTAGACGGTCCGGAATGTCATTATTAGACTCTGCGCTGGAAGCCGCGCAACTGCGCTTGCGCCCAATTCTTATGACCTCGTTTGCCTTTATTGTAGGCCTGCTGCCCTTAACCTGGGTAGAGGGCGGATCGGCGTTGGGCAACCACTCCATTGGCACAGGAGCCATCGGTGGTATGTTGGCTGGCGTGCTACTGGGCATATTCATCATACCCGTTTTGTTTGTCATCTTCCAATACCTGCATGAAAAAGTAAGTGGTCAAAGAGTACAAACGGATGCCGCTACTATGGATCATTTGGCTGAATAA